In Mycobacteriales bacterium, the following are encoded in one genomic region:
- a CDS encoding potassium/proton antiporter — protein sequence MSGPVDLAVLLGAAVVLVAVLAVRVSDRFGLPTLLIYLGLGLALGEAGLGVHFDNASLTRTLGLSALVLILAEGGLSTRWPTVRRAMVPGVVLATIGFGISVAVTAGAAILILGFDARDGLLLGAIVSSTDAAAVFATLRRLPLRGRLAAILEVESGVNDAPAVILVVVLSAAHGRSVAGTAGLIVYELIVGAVIGLVVGVAGAAVLRRSALPSAGLYPLATVAFAVLGYAVASVAHASGFLAVYLAGLVLGNSTLPHRRATLGFAEGLGSLAQIGLFVLLGLLVSPDALPAAILPGLAVGAVLLVVARPLAVFFSVIWFRLRLREHLFLSWAGLRGAVPIVLATIPISAGRPHADALFNTVVVLVIVFTLIQGTSLPWVAVRLDVLERAAPREVTVEAAPLEELGADLLQVQVPVGSRLHGVYVDELRLPAGAALSLVVRSGASFVPDGQTRLARGDALLIVATSAARRETERRLRAVSRAGKLARWWGEHGDPDLPG from the coding sequence ATGAGCGGACCGGTCGACCTGGCCGTTCTCCTAGGCGCCGCGGTGGTGCTGGTCGCCGTACTCGCGGTGCGGGTGTCCGATCGATTCGGGCTTCCCACCCTGCTGATCTACCTCGGGCTCGGCCTCGCCCTCGGCGAGGCCGGCCTCGGCGTGCACTTCGACAACGCGTCGCTGACCCGCACCCTGGGGCTGTCCGCGCTCGTCCTCATCCTCGCCGAAGGCGGCCTGTCGACCCGCTGGCCGACGGTGCGCCGGGCGATGGTGCCGGGCGTCGTGCTGGCCACGATCGGCTTCGGGATCAGCGTCGCCGTCACCGCGGGTGCGGCGATCCTGATCCTCGGCTTCGACGCCCGGGACGGCCTGCTGCTCGGGGCGATCGTCTCCTCCACCGACGCCGCCGCCGTCTTCGCCACCCTCCGGCGGCTGCCGCTGCGCGGCCGGCTGGCCGCCATCCTCGAGGTCGAGTCCGGCGTCAATGACGCCCCCGCCGTGATCCTGGTCGTCGTGTTGTCGGCCGCCCACGGGCGGTCCGTGGCCGGCACCGCCGGGCTCATCGTCTACGAACTGATCGTGGGGGCGGTGATCGGTCTGGTGGTCGGCGTCGCCGGTGCCGCGGTCCTGCGCCGCAGCGCGCTCCCGTCCGCCGGGCTCTACCCACTCGCGACCGTCGCGTTCGCCGTGCTCGGGTACGCCGTCGCGTCGGTCGCCCACGCGTCCGGCTTCCTGGCGGTCTACCTCGCCGGTCTGGTACTCGGCAATTCGACCCTGCCGCACCGCCGGGCGACCCTGGGATTCGCCGAAGGGCTCGGCTCGCTGGCCCAGATCGGGCTGTTCGTGCTGCTCGGGCTGCTGGTCAGTCCCGACGCGCTGCCCGCCGCGATCCTGCCCGGCCTGGCCGTGGGCGCCGTACTTCTCGTCGTGGCACGCCCGCTCGCGGTGTTCTTCAGCGTGATCTGGTTCCGGCTCCGCCTGCGGGAGCACCTGTTCCTGTCCTGGGCGGGGCTGCGCGGCGCCGTACCCATCGTGCTGGCCACCATCCCGATCAGTGCCGGCCGGCCGCACGCGGACGCTCTGTTCAACACCGTGGTGGTCCTCGTCATCGTCTTCACCCTGATCCAGGGCACCTCGCTGCCCTGGGTCGCCGTACGGCTTGACGTCCTCGAGCGGGCCGCCCCGCGCGAGGTGACGGTCGAGGCGGCGCCCCTGGAGGAGCTCGGCGCCGACCTGCTGCAGGTCCAGGTGCCGGTCGGCTCCCGCCTGCACGGCGTCTACGTCGACGAGCTCCGGTTGCCGGCCGGCGCGGCGCTGTCGCTGGTCGTGCGATCAGGGGCGAGTTTCGTGCCGGACGGACAGACCCGACTGGCCCGGGGGGACGCGCTCCTCATCGTGGCGACGTCGGCGGCCCGCCGGGAGACCGAGCGGCGGCTGCGTGCGGTGAGCCGGGCCGGCAAGCTGGCCCGGTGGTGGGGGGAGCACGGCGATCCGGACCTGCCCGGCTGA
- a CDS encoding DivIVA domain-containing protein — MPLTPADVHNVAFKKPPIGKRGYDEDEVDEFLDLVETELSRLIEENNDLKSQPAAGRSTAPAAAAPAAPAAPPAAEAGSTGDAAAAAAAGAAVAANEGDQVKAVRMLALAQETADRHVSEAKSEADRVLAGARSEAQRLVADARGKADGLTGESRTRAESIERDARNKAAALTDEAERRHQEVMGSLSTQKGELEKAVEHLRVFEREYRSRMTTYFESQLQDLRGSETLQPSGGPARAGAGRAHSVDGQAGGTDRPVG, encoded by the coding sequence ATGCCCCTTACTCCCGCTGACGTCCATAATGTGGCGTTCAAGAAGCCGCCGATCGGCAAGCGCGGTTACGACGAAGACGAGGTCGACGAGTTCCTCGACCTGGTCGAGACCGAGCTGTCCCGGCTGATCGAAGAGAACAACGACCTGAAGTCCCAGCCGGCCGCCGGCAGGTCGACGGCCCCCGCGGCCGCTGCGCCAGCCGCTCCCGCCGCGCCGCCCGCAGCCGAGGCCGGGTCGACCGGTGACGCGGCCGCCGCGGCTGCGGCCGGCGCCGCCGTCGCCGCGAACGAGGGCGACCAGGTCAAGGCCGTCCGGATGCTGGCGCTCGCCCAGGAGACGGCCGACCGGCACGTCTCCGAGGCGAAGTCCGAGGCCGACCGGGTGCTCGCCGGTGCGCGGTCCGAGGCGCAGCGTCTGGTCGCCGACGCCCGGGGCAAGGCCGACGGCCTGACCGGGGAGTCGCGGACCCGCGCCGAGTCGATCGAACGCGACGCCCGCAACAAGGCTGCAGCGCTCACCGACGAGGCTGAGCGGCGTCACCAGGAGGTCATGGGCAGCCTCAGCACCCAGAAGGGTGAACTGGAGAAGGCGGTCGAGCATCTGCGCGTCTTCGAGCGGGAGTACCGCTCCCGGATGACGACCTACTTCGAGAGCCAGCTGCAGGATCTGCGCGGGTCCGAGACGCTGCAGCCCTCCGGTGGCCCGGCGCGGGCCGGTGCGGGCCGGGCGCACTCGGTCGACGGCCAGGCGGGCGGGACCGACCGGCCGGTCGGGTGA
- a CDS encoding YggT family protein: protein MSDFWQALHFLLLVFLLLLVARFVVEWVMQLARHWRPGGLVAAGLEVVYSATDPPLKLLRRVIPPLRLGGISIDLGFIVLFFVVYILMSVVASLAV, encoded by the coding sequence GTGAGCGATTTCTGGCAGGCCCTGCACTTCCTGCTCCTGGTCTTCCTCCTGCTGCTGGTTGCCCGCTTCGTCGTGGAGTGGGTCATGCAGTTGGCGAGGCACTGGCGGCCGGGCGGATTGGTGGCCGCAGGGCTGGAAGTGGTCTACTCGGCTACTGATCCACCCTTGAAACTCCTCCGTCGGGTGATCCCGCCGCTCCGGCTGGGCGGGATCAGTATCGACCTGGGGTTTATTGTTTTGTTTTTCGTCGTCTACATCTTGATGAGCGTGGTAGCCAGTCTTGCCGTGTGA